From Streptomyces sp. NBC_00683, one genomic window encodes:
- a CDS encoding glycosyltransferase, whose translation MLTPRLSDERLVGLARWATDRMARVKNPVLAERVLGVAGHRIQDSRTRADVLADAAEARLALGYIPRHLTQAYAAELACADEHHKAGRRSAAAASAAKALILAFHRVAHLDSLASPLATDPARFTAPLRRSRVLRALRAPRGRSAPAAAPPTDRPLRLLFVHSANANFLPPILDRYRAHPDVEVRVMNTADTPATAPLAKGMGRMIGCGIGGGRDYAAQAETALRPHLDWADVVFVDWCTAAAAFLTLVDPGTTRVVVRLHSFEAFSYWPHLVDFSRVDDVVFVSEHLRDLALASLPRLREPGAPAVHVIDNAVDLTRFPLPKKPEARFTLGLVGAGQVAKDPRWALEVLRLLRQKDKRYRLHLIGSPMNPADSPALARYHEAFTSDLAPLVSAGAVQVTGQTDDVPAALTEVGLILSTSVRESWHLGLIEGAASGAVPVVRDWPFFADKPRGAHSLFPGSWVVSSPAEAAERILAVNESAESWLKAGHEASEQAISTWDWQTVGPHFDRLLITRSAAIPAQRAVRTTAE comes from the coding sequence GTGCTGACACCTCGCCTCTCCGACGAACGCCTCGTCGGTCTCGCACGCTGGGCCACCGACCGGATGGCACGCGTCAAGAACCCGGTCCTGGCGGAGCGGGTGCTCGGCGTGGCCGGTCACCGCATCCAGGACTCCCGGACCAGGGCCGACGTACTGGCGGATGCCGCGGAGGCCCGGCTCGCCCTCGGTTACATACCCCGCCATCTGACGCAGGCGTACGCGGCGGAACTGGCGTGTGCCGACGAGCACCACAAGGCCGGCCGGCGCAGCGCCGCCGCGGCCTCGGCCGCCAAGGCCCTGATCCTCGCCTTCCACCGGGTCGCCCACCTCGACAGCCTCGCCTCGCCGCTCGCCACCGACCCCGCCAGGTTCACGGCGCCGCTCCGCCGCAGCCGGGTGCTGCGGGCCCTGCGGGCGCCTCGCGGGCGCTCCGCTCCGGCAGCCGCGCCGCCCACCGACCGGCCGCTGCGGCTGCTCTTCGTCCACAGTGCGAACGCGAACTTCCTGCCGCCGATCCTCGACCGCTACCGGGCGCACCCGGACGTCGAGGTCCGCGTCATGAACACCGCGGACACCCCGGCGACGGCCCCGCTCGCCAAGGGCATGGGCCGGATGATCGGCTGCGGTATCGGGGGCGGGCGCGACTACGCCGCGCAGGCGGAGACGGCGCTGCGCCCGCACCTCGACTGGGCCGACGTCGTGTTCGTCGACTGGTGCACGGCTGCCGCCGCCTTCCTCACGCTCGTCGACCCCGGTACGACCCGGGTCGTGGTGCGTCTGCACAGTTTCGAGGCGTTCAGCTACTGGCCCCACCTGGTGGACTTCTCCCGTGTCGACGACGTGGTGTTCGTCAGCGAACACCTGCGGGACCTCGCCCTCGCTTCGCTCCCCCGGCTGCGGGAGCCGGGCGCTCCGGCCGTTCATGTCATCGACAACGCGGTCGACCTCACCCGTTTCCCGCTGCCCAAGAAGCCCGAGGCCCGGTTCACGCTCGGCCTGGTGGGCGCCGGCCAGGTCGCCAAGGATCCCCGCTGGGCCCTGGAGGTACTGCGGTTGTTGCGGCAGAAGGACAAGCGCTACCGCCTGCATCTGATCGGCAGTCCCATGAACCCGGCCGACAGCCCCGCCCTCGCCCGCTACCACGAGGCGTTCACCTCCGACCTGGCACCGCTCGTCTCCGCCGGGGCGGTCCAGGTGACTGGGCAGACGGACGACGTGCCCGCGGCGCTGACCGAGGTCGGGCTGATCCTCAGCACGTCCGTCCGCGAGAGCTGGCATCTGGGCCTGATCGAGGGAGCCGCGAGCGGCGCGGTCCCGGTCGTACGTGACTGGCCCTTCTTCGCGGACAAGCCGCGGGGTGCCCATTCGCTCTTTCCCGGCTCCTGGGTGGTGTCCTCGCCCGCCGAGGCGGCCGAGCGGATCCTCGCGGTCAACGAATCCGCGGAGAGCTGGCTCAAGGCCGGTCACGAGGCCTCCGAGCAGGCGATCTCGACCTGGGACTGGCAGACGGTCGGTCCGCACTTCGACCGGCTGCTGATCACCCGGTCCGCGGCGATCCCCGCCCAGAGGGCCGTACGGACCACGGCGGAGTGA
- a CDS encoding acyltransferase: MNYRVQPTAQVDGSAEIGDGSSVWELAQIREGARLGEGCVVGRGAYVGTGVQIGNNVKLQNYALVYEPAELGDGVFVGPAVVLTNDHNPRSVDPEGKQKRGGDWEAVGVKVAEGASLGARSVCVAPVRIGAWAMVAAGAVVTKDVPDFGLVVGVPARRIGWVGRSGVKLVERADEPGVWECPQTGTLHDESDGVLTERAARAL; this comes from the coding sequence GTGAACTACAGGGTCCAGCCCACCGCCCAGGTCGATGGGAGTGCCGAGATCGGCGACGGCAGCAGCGTCTGGGAGCTCGCCCAGATCCGCGAGGGAGCCAGGCTCGGCGAGGGCTGCGTGGTCGGCCGTGGCGCTTACGTGGGCACCGGCGTGCAGATCGGCAACAACGTCAAGCTGCAGAACTACGCGCTCGTCTACGAGCCGGCCGAGCTCGGCGACGGGGTCTTCGTCGGTCCCGCTGTCGTTCTCACCAACGACCACAACCCGCGCTCCGTCGACCCCGAGGGCAAGCAGAAGCGCGGCGGCGACTGGGAGGCCGTCGGTGTGAAGGTCGCCGAGGGCGCTTCGCTCGGCGCCAGGTCCGTGTGTGTCGCGCCGGTACGGATCGGGGCCTGGGCCATGGTCGCCGCGGGCGCCGTGGTCACGAAGGACGTGCCGGACTTCGGCCTGGTCGTGGGCGTGCCCGCCCGCCGGATCGGCTGGGTGGGCCGGTCCGGTGTGAAGCTCGTCGAGCGTGCGGACGAGCCCGGTGTCTGGGAGTGCCCGCAGACGGGCACCCTGCACGACGAGAGCGACGGCGTACTCACGGAGCGTGCCGCCCGGGCGCTCTGA
- the rpmA gene encoding 50S ribosomal protein L27 codes for MAHKKGASSTRNGRDSNSQRLGVKRFGGQAVNAGEILVRQRGTHFHPGTGVGRGGDDTLFALTAGAVEFGTHRGRKVVNIVPVAA; via the coding sequence ATGGCACATAAGAAGGGCGCATCGTCCACTCGGAACGGGCGCGACTCAAATTCCCAGCGGCTCGGCGTGAAGCGCTTCGGCGGTCAGGCCGTGAACGCCGGTGAGATCCTGGTCCGCCAGCGCGGTACCCACTTCCACCCGGGCACGGGCGTCGGCCGTGGCGGCGACGACACGCTGTTCGCGCTGACCGCCGGTGCGGTGGAGTTCGGTACGCACCGTGGCCGCAAGGTCGTGAACATCGTTCCCGTCGCTGCCTGA
- the obgE gene encoding GTPase ObgE: MTTFVDRVELHAAAGNGGHGCASVHREKFKPLGGPDGGNGGRGGDVILVVEQAVTTLLDYHHSPHRKATNGQPGAGDNRSGKDGQDLVLPVPDGTVVLDGDGNVLADMVGQGTTFVAGQGGRGGLGNAALASARRKAPGFALLGEPGTSRDIVLELKTVADVALVGYPSAGKSSLISVLSAAKPKIADYPFTTLVPNLGVVTAGSTVYTIADVPGLIPGASQGKGLGLEFLRHVERCSVLVHVLDTATLESDRDPVSDLDMIEEELRLYGGLENRPRIVALNKVDIPDGQDLADMIRPDLEARGYRVFEVSAIAHKGLNELSYALAGIIAEARATKPKEESTRVVIRPKAVDDAGFTVKRDDEGIYRVRGEKPERWISQTDFNNDEAVGYLADRLNRLGVEDALRKAGAQAGDGVAIGAEENAVVFDWEPSLTAGAEMLGRRGEDHRLEAPRPAEQRRRERESERDEAQREYDDFKPF, from the coding sequence ATGACCACCTTCGTGGACCGCGTCGAGCTGCATGCCGCCGCGGGTAACGGGGGCCACGGCTGCGCCTCCGTACACCGTGAGAAGTTCAAGCCGCTGGGCGGCCCCGACGGGGGCAACGGCGGACGCGGGGGCGACGTGATCCTCGTCGTCGAGCAGGCCGTCACCACGCTGCTGGACTACCACCACAGCCCCCACCGCAAGGCCACGAACGGCCAGCCCGGTGCGGGCGACAACCGCTCCGGCAAGGACGGCCAGGACCTGGTGCTGCCCGTCCCGGACGGCACCGTCGTCCTCGACGGCGACGGCAACGTCCTGGCGGACATGGTCGGCCAGGGCACCACCTTCGTGGCGGGCCAGGGCGGCCGCGGCGGCCTCGGCAACGCCGCGCTGGCCTCGGCGCGCCGCAAGGCGCCCGGTTTCGCGCTGCTCGGCGAGCCGGGAACGAGCCGGGACATCGTCCTGGAGCTCAAGACCGTCGCCGACGTCGCCCTCGTCGGCTACCCGAGCGCCGGCAAGTCCTCGCTGATCTCGGTGCTCTCCGCGGCCAAGCCGAAGATCGCGGACTACCCGTTCACGACCCTCGTGCCCAACCTGGGCGTCGTCACCGCGGGCTCGACCGTCTACACCATCGCGGACGTCCCCGGACTCATCCCGGGCGCCAGCCAGGGCAAGGGCCTCGGCCTGGAGTTCCTGAGGCACGTCGAGCGCTGCTCCGTGCTCGTGCACGTCCTGGACACCGCGACGCTCGAGTCGGACCGTGACCCCGTCTCCGACCTCGACATGATCGAGGAGGAGCTGCGGCTGTACGGCGGCCTCGAGAACCGCCCGCGCATCGTCGCCCTCAACAAGGTCGACATCCCGGACGGCCAGGACCTCGCCGACATGATCCGCCCGGACCTGGAAGCGCGCGGCTACCGCGTCTTCGAGGTCTCCGCCATCGCGCACAAGGGCCTCAACGAGCTCAGTTACGCCCTCGCCGGGATCATCGCCGAGGCGCGCGCCACCAAGCCGAAGGAGGAGTCGACCCGGGTCGTCATCCGTCCCAAGGCCGTCGACGACGCGGGCTTCACGGTCAAGAGGGACGACGAGGGCATCTACCGCGTGCGCGGCGAGAAGCCCGAGCGCTGGATCAGCCAGACCGACTTCAACAACGACGAGGCCGTCGGCTACCTCGCGGACCGCCTCAACCGCCTCGGTGTCGAGGACGCGCTGCGCAAGGCAGGTGCCCAGGCCGGTGACGGCGTGGCCATCGGGGCCGAGGAGAACGCGGTCGTCTTCGACTGGGAGCCGAGCCTGACGGCGGGCGCCGAGATGCTGGGGCGCCGTGGCGAGGACCACCGTCTCGAGGCACCGCGGCCCGCCGAGCAGCGCCGCCGCGAGCGGGAGAGCGAGCGCGACGAGGCTCAGCGCGAGTACGACGACTTCAAGCCCTTCTAG
- the rplU gene encoding 50S ribosomal protein L21 yields the protein MYAIVRSGGRQHKVAVGDIVEVDKIPTAKVGDTVELSTLLVVDGDAVTSDPWVLDGIKVQAEIVDHHKGAKIDILRYKNKTGYRRRQGHRQQYTAIKVTGIPAAAK from the coding sequence GTGTACGCCATCGTGCGCAGCGGTGGTCGCCAGCACAAGGTTGCTGTCGGCGACATCGTTGAGGTTGACAAGATTCCCACCGCCAAGGTTGGCGACACGGTCGAGCTCTCGACCCTGCTCGTTGTCGACGGCGACGCCGTGACCAGCGACCCCTGGGTCCTGGACGGCATCAAGGTCCAGGCCGAGATCGTGGACCACCACAAGGGTGCGAAGATCGACATCCTTCGCTACAAGAACAAGACCGGCTACCGCCGTCGCCAGGGTCACCGCCAGCAGTACACGGCGATCAAGGTCACCGGTATCCCCGCGGCTGCGAAGTAA
- a CDS encoding bifunctional cytidylyltransferase/SDR family oxidoreductase, with product MSLPHEAKPRTTAVVLAGGTGQRVGLAIPKQLLKIAGKAVIEHTLSIFENAEDIDDVIVLMAPGFVPDVEKIVAKAGLTKVIKIIEGGNTRNETTERAIAALGEGLAEGEDRNVLFHDAVRPLLSQRVIKDCVDALDRYQAVDVAIPSADTIIVTRTHGEDGEFITEVPDRSRLRRGQTPQAFKLSTIRKAYAIAAGDPNFQATDDCSVVLRYLPDVPIYVVAGDEYNMKVTQPVDVFITDKLFQLASTAAPRQADEAAYRELLSGKTLVVFGGSYGIGADIATLAEQYGASVYALGRSTTGTHVENPEHVDDALSKAYAETGRVDYVINTAGVLRIGKLAETDNTTIQEALNVNYLAPVQIARASYKYLAETQGQLLLYTSSSYTRGRAEYSLYSSTKAAMVNLTQALADEWAGDGIRVNCVNPERTATPMRTKAFGQEPEGSLLSSEAVARTSLDVLLSAMTGHVIDVRQQDPTRDVAESSGFEQALASVLDRQEDV from the coding sequence GTGTCTTTGCCGCATGAAGCCAAGCCCCGGACCACAGCGGTCGTGCTCGCCGGTGGTACCGGTCAGCGCGTGGGACTGGCGATCCCCAAGCAGCTGCTGAAGATCGCCGGTAAGGCAGTCATCGAGCACACGCTGTCCATCTTCGAGAACGCCGAGGACATCGACGATGTCATCGTGCTGATGGCGCCGGGCTTCGTGCCCGACGTCGAGAAGATCGTCGCCAAGGCCGGACTGACCAAGGTCATCAAGATCATCGAAGGCGGCAACACCCGCAACGAGACCACCGAGCGTGCCATCGCGGCGCTCGGCGAAGGGCTCGCGGAGGGTGAGGACCGCAACGTCCTCTTCCATGACGCCGTCCGTCCGCTTCTGTCACAGCGCGTCATCAAGGACTGTGTCGACGCCCTCGACCGCTACCAGGCCGTCGACGTCGCCATCCCGTCCGCGGACACGATCATCGTGACCCGCACGCACGGCGAGGACGGGGAATTCATCACCGAGGTCCCGGACCGGTCCCGGCTGCGCCGCGGCCAGACCCCGCAGGCCTTCAAGCTCTCCACGATCCGCAAGGCGTACGCGATCGCGGCGGGCGACCCGAACTTCCAGGCCACCGACGACTGTTCGGTGGTCCTGCGGTACCTCCCCGACGTGCCGATCTACGTGGTCGCGGGCGACGAGTACAACATGAAGGTGACCCAGCCGGTCGACGTCTTCATCACCGACAAGCTCTTCCAGCTGGCCTCCACTGCGGCCCCGCGCCAGGCCGACGAGGCCGCCTACCGGGAGCTGCTCTCGGGCAAGACCCTGGTCGTCTTCGGCGGTTCGTACGGGATCGGCGCGGACATCGCCACGCTGGCCGAGCAGTACGGCGCCAGCGTGTACGCGCTGGGCCGTTCGACCACCGGTACCCACGTCGAGAACCCGGAGCACGTGGACGACGCGCTCTCCAAGGCGTACGCCGAGACCGGTCGCGTCGACTACGTCATCAACACCGCGGGCGTGCTGCGCATCGGCAAGCTGGCCGAGACCGACAACACGACGATCCAGGAAGCGCTGAACGTCAACTACCTGGCGCCCGTCCAGATCGCCCGCGCCTCGTACAAGTACCTGGCGGAGACCCAGGGTCAGCTGCTGCTCTACACCTCCAGCAGCTACACCCGCGGCCGCGCCGAGTACAGCCTCTACTCCTCCACCAAGGCCGCCATGGTGAACCTCACCCAGGCGCTCGCGGACGAGTGGGCCGGCGACGGGATCCGGGTCAACTGTGTGAACCCGGAGCGCACCGCGACCCCGATGCGGACCAAGGCGTTCGGCCAGGAGCCGGAAGGCTCGCTGCTCTCCTCCGAGGCGGTGGCACGCACCTCGCTGGACGTCCTGCTCTCGGCGATGACGGGTCACGTCATCGACGTACGCCAGCAGGACCCGACGCGTGACGTCGCCGAATCCTCCGGATTCGAGCAGGCACTCGCCTCGGTGCTGGACCGTCAGGAAGATGTGTAA
- a CDS encoding nucleotide sugar dehydrogenase, which translates to MNICVVALGKIGLPLAVQFAAKGHKVIGADVNEKVVELVNAATEPFPGEHDLDVKLKETVGAGLLSATTDTTAAVAASDAVVVVVPLFVDAEGTPDFGWMDAATKAIAAGLKPGTLVSYETTLPVGTTRTRWAPMLAEGSGLTPGRDFHLVFSPERVLTGRVFADLRRYPKLVGGIDEASAQRGVEFYEAVLDFDDREDLPRANGVWDLGTAEASELAKLAETTYRDVNIGLANQFARFADKNDIDIKKVIEACNSQPYSHIHQPGIAVGGHCIPIYPRMYLWNDPEATVVRSAREANAAMPEYAVDLLAAAYGDLNGVGVVVLGAAYRGGVKETAFSGVFGVVEALKARGAMPFVSDPMYTADELTAHGLVPHEGQAVTAAILQADHAEYRELAAADLPDVRVLVDGRRTTDPANWAGVRRVVIGG; encoded by the coding sequence ATGAACATCTGTGTAGTCGCGCTCGGCAAGATCGGCCTTCCGCTCGCCGTGCAGTTCGCAGCCAAGGGCCACAAGGTCATCGGCGCGGACGTCAACGAGAAGGTCGTCGAGCTGGTCAACGCGGCCACCGAGCCGTTCCCCGGCGAGCACGACCTGGACGTCAAGCTCAAGGAGACCGTGGGCGCCGGCCTGCTCTCCGCGACGACGGACACCACGGCCGCCGTGGCCGCGTCCGACGCCGTCGTGGTGGTCGTACCGCTCTTCGTGGATGCCGAGGGCACCCCGGACTTCGGCTGGATGGACGCCGCGACGAAGGCGATCGCCGCAGGCCTCAAGCCGGGCACCCTCGTCAGCTACGAGACCACGCTCCCGGTCGGCACCACGCGTACCCGCTGGGCGCCGATGCTCGCCGAGGGATCGGGCCTCACGCCGGGCAGGGACTTCCACCTCGTCTTCTCCCCGGAGCGGGTCCTGACCGGCCGCGTCTTCGCCGACCTCCGCCGCTACCCGAAGCTCGTGGGCGGCATCGACGAGGCCTCCGCGCAGCGCGGTGTGGAGTTCTACGAGGCCGTGCTCGACTTCGACGACCGCGAGGACCTGCCCCGTGCGAACGGTGTGTGGGACCTCGGTACGGCGGAGGCCTCCGAGCTCGCCAAGCTCGCCGAGACCACCTACCGCGATGTCAACATCGGTCTGGCCAACCAGTTCGCCCGGTTCGCCGACAAGAACGACATCGACATCAAGAAGGTCATCGAGGCCTGCAACAGCCAGCCCTACAGCCACATCCACCAGCCCGGCATCGCCGTCGGCGGCCACTGCATCCCGATCTACCCGCGGATGTACCTGTGGAACGACCCGGAGGCCACCGTCGTGCGCTCGGCCCGTGAGGCCAACGCCGCGATGCCCGAGTACGCCGTCGACCTGCTGGCCGCCGCCTACGGCGACCTGAACGGTGTCGGTGTGGTCGTGCTGGGCGCCGCCTACCGCGGTGGCGTCAAGGAGACCGCGTTCTCCGGTGTCTTCGGCGTCGTGGAGGCCCTGAAGGCGCGCGGCGCGATGCCGTTCGTCTCGGACCCGATGTACACGGCCGACGAGCTGACCGCCCACGGCCTCGTGCCGCACGAGGGCCAGGCCGTCACCGCCGCGATCCTCCAGGCCGACCACGCCGAGTACCGCGAGCTGGCCGCCGCCGACCTGCCGGACGTCCGCGTCCTGGTCGACGGCCGCCGTACGACCGACCCGGCCAACTGGGCCGGCGTCCGCCGCGTCGTCATCGGCGGCTGA
- a CDS encoding acyltransferase family protein — MPQTEVQVPSQPAVTATAVQPSPARAPGPRLHALDALRVVAALAVLAFHFTGVDAATKANWGVNPKELFPWLFPVTSYGSYGVQLFFLISGFVICLSAWDRTPGQFVRARFLRLFPAYWFSAAVAFAVWRALPDGTRTGPSISESLTNLTMLQVPLSAQHLVGAYWTLWAELTFYLIFLLVIWKGLDYRRVSVFCWLWLLASVLIQQENNQVPILGIFAQPLNTALFVGGIAMYLMYRFGPDLKLWGLLAASWLVMQSDLVQHADGLRHDRGMDRQPYVALALVTVFYLLVLAVALHKLDRIRWTGFATLGALVYPLYLLHEELGWALIRNLYGPLGAWPTLLVTTAVILLAAWLLHRLVERPSQRWLRARLDREAREAAARTERSKAV; from the coding sequence ATGCCCCAGACCGAGGTCCAGGTGCCAAGCCAGCCGGCTGTCACCGCGACTGCCGTTCAGCCCAGTCCCGCCAGGGCGCCCGGGCCGCGGCTGCACGCCCTGGACGCGCTGCGGGTCGTCGCCGCGCTCGCCGTGCTCGCCTTTCACTTCACCGGGGTGGACGCCGCGACGAAGGCCAACTGGGGGGTGAACCCCAAGGAGCTGTTCCCGTGGCTCTTCCCGGTGACGTCCTACGGCTCCTACGGCGTCCAGCTCTTCTTCCTGATCAGCGGCTTCGTGATCTGCCTGTCCGCGTGGGACCGCACCCCGGGCCAGTTCGTGCGGGCCCGGTTCCTGCGCCTGTTCCCGGCCTACTGGTTCTCGGCCGCCGTCGCGTTCGCGGTCTGGCGCGCGCTGCCGGACGGCACGCGCACGGGTCCGAGCATCAGTGAGTCGCTGACGAACCTGACGATGCTCCAGGTGCCGTTGTCCGCCCAGCATCTGGTGGGCGCCTACTGGACGCTCTGGGCCGAGCTCACCTTCTACCTGATCTTCCTCCTGGTGATCTGGAAGGGCCTCGACTACCGCCGCGTCAGCGTCTTCTGCTGGCTGTGGCTGCTGGCGAGCGTGCTGATCCAGCAGGAGAACAACCAGGTGCCGATCCTCGGCATCTTCGCCCAGCCGCTCAACACCGCCCTGTTCGTCGGCGGCATCGCGATGTACCTGATGTACCGCTTCGGCCCGGACCTCAAGCTCTGGGGCCTGCTCGCCGCGAGCTGGCTGGTCATGCAGAGCGACCTGGTCCAGCACGCCGACGGTCTGCGCCACGACCGGGGCATGGACCGCCAGCCGTACGTGGCGCTGGCACTGGTGACCGTCTTCTACCTGCTCGTGCTGGCCGTCGCGCTCCACAAGCTCGACAGGATCCGCTGGACCGGGTTCGCCACCCTGGGCGCACTCGTCTACCCGCTGTACCTGCTGCACGAAGAGCTCGGCTGGGCCCTGATCCGGAACCTGTACGGACCTCTGGGCGCCTGGCCCACGCTCCTGGTGACCACGGCCGTCATCCTGCTGGCGGCCTGGCTGCTGCACCGGCTGGTGGAACGCCCCTCACAGCGCTGGCTGCGCGCCAGGCTGGACCGGGAGGCACGGGAGGCGGCGGCCCGCACCGAGCGGTCCAAGGCCGTCTGA
- a CDS encoding glycosyltransferase family 2 protein translates to MSSSTPDVSVIIGAYEAMPYLIRCLESVEAQTLPAGRMEIVAVDDGSTDGTGEYLEEFAARTAIDMRVIRQENSGGPSGPRNVGLGLARGRYVFFLDADDYFGEEALERMVAMGDRAGTDVVLGKVVGVNRGAAKSMWKETVERTDVHSSNIKFTLSAQKLFRRELLTRFGMTFDEGLKTGEDALFTMEAYLRGNGVSVVADHVCYYLVGRDDGKHVTKSGSYQLRFDSARALMGLIAAHLPPGPRRDALMVRPFVVTLLPQFGPVLLRQSEAVRAKKMELGAPLLDAYWSAGLAGRLRVQERLRMLCVSKGRLDLLLDILQFIKDKHEPKAVRKGLKGRLYLAYPHFGERAGLPDSAYEVTVTERFAEGRTEAPPVTQSTAVFVRRLARKARRVARTTLHMPQRAHKV, encoded by the coding sequence ATGAGCAGCAGCACGCCAGATGTCAGCGTCATAATCGGGGCCTATGAGGCGATGCCCTATCTGATCCGCTGCCTGGAATCCGTCGAAGCGCAGACACTTCCCGCCGGACGCATGGAGATCGTCGCCGTGGACGACGGCTCCACCGACGGGACGGGGGAGTACCTGGAGGAATTCGCCGCCAGGACCGCGATCGACATGCGTGTCATCCGCCAGGAGAACTCGGGAGGGCCGAGCGGCCCGCGCAATGTCGGCCTCGGGCTCGCCCGCGGCCGGTACGTCTTCTTCCTTGACGCGGACGACTACTTCGGCGAGGAGGCCCTGGAGCGGATGGTCGCGATGGGCGACCGGGCCGGCACGGATGTGGTGCTGGGCAAGGTCGTCGGAGTCAACCGCGGTGCCGCGAAGTCGATGTGGAAGGAAACCGTCGAACGCACCGACGTCCATTCCTCCAACATCAAATTCACGCTGAGTGCCCAGAAGCTGTTCCGGCGGGAACTCCTCACGCGGTTCGGAATGACCTTCGACGAGGGACTGAAGACCGGCGAGGACGCGCTCTTCACCATGGAGGCGTATCTGCGGGGCAACGGCGTCTCCGTCGTCGCCGACCACGTCTGCTACTACCTGGTCGGCAGGGACGACGGCAAACACGTGACGAAGAGCGGCAGTTACCAGCTGCGTTTCGATTCGGCCCGCGCGCTGATGGGGCTCATAGCCGCACACCTTCCGCCCGGGCCCCGGCGGGACGCCCTGATGGTCAGGCCGTTCGTCGTCACACTGCTCCCGCAGTTCGGCCCCGTGCTCCTCAGGCAGTCCGAGGCCGTACGGGCCAAGAAGATGGAGCTGGGCGCCCCGCTCCTGGACGCCTACTGGTCGGCGGGGCTGGCCGGCCGCCTCAGGGTCCAGGAACGGCTGCGCATGCTCTGTGTGTCGAAGGGCAGGCTCGATCTGCTCCTGGACATCCTGCAGTTCATCAAGGACAAGCACGAGCCGAAGGCCGTCCGGAAGGGGCTCAAGGGGCGGCTCTACCTGGCCTATCCGCACTTCGGGGAGCGCGCCGGGCTGCCCGACTCGGCGTACGAGGTGACCGTGACCGAACGGTTCGCCGAAGGGCGGACCGAGGCGCCGCCGGTCACACAGTCCACTGCCGTCTTCGTGCGGCGCCTGGCACGCAAGGCCCGCAGGGTGGCCCGGACCACCCTGCACATGCCGCAGCGGGCACACAAGGTCTGA